In Nocardioides dokdonensis FR1436, the following are encoded in one genomic region:
- a CDS encoding DUF3054 domain-containing protein: MTSIRPLATGRLLGPLVADLVCVLALAVGGANAHDGGESDWVVLVIMWPFAVAAGLAHAGLAWSGRRSRRVWPEGVVVLAVTYVLGMALRVASGRGIAPAFLVVAAIVLAVTMLGWRFLAQVAARRLKTPSS; this comes from the coding sequence GTGACGTCGATCAGACCGCTGGCGACAGGCCGGTTGCTGGGCCCGCTCGTGGCCGACCTCGTGTGCGTGCTCGCCCTGGCGGTCGGTGGCGCGAACGCGCACGATGGCGGCGAGTCCGACTGGGTCGTGCTCGTCATCATGTGGCCCTTCGCGGTGGCTGCTGGACTGGCGCACGCCGGGCTGGCGTGGAGCGGGCGGCGGTCGCGTCGGGTGTGGCCCGAGGGCGTGGTCGTCCTCGCGGTGACCTACGTGCTCGGCATGGCCCTGCGCGTCGCGTCTGGCCGGGGCATCGCTCCCGCGTTCCTGGTCGTCGCCGCCATCGTCCTCGCGGTGACGATGCTGGGCTGGCGCTTCCTGGCGCAGGTCGCTGCCCGCAGACTGAAGACGCCTTCGTCGTAG
- a CDS encoding PspC domain-containing protein produces the protein MTDIRTSFATQGLVRPRDTRVLGGVCAGLGRRFGLTPWIARLLFVLILMVVPGSQLLIYPVLWILMPDEDSPSAQVPTRHDPTA, from the coding sequence ATGACCGACATCCGCACCAGCTTCGCCACCCAGGGGCTCGTCCGACCCCGCGACACCAGGGTCCTCGGCGGCGTCTGCGCCGGCCTCGGGCGCCGGTTCGGCCTCACGCCGTGGATCGCTCGGCTGCTGTTCGTCCTGATCCTGATGGTCGTGCCGGGCAGCCAGCTGCTGATCTACCCCGTGCTGTGGATCCTGATGCCCGACGAGGACAGCCCCAGCGCCCAGGTGCCCACCCGGCACGACCCCACCGCCTGA
- a CDS encoding DUF2510 domain-containing protein, whose product MSSTPAGWYDDGSGSGRKRWWDGHAWTDQFEAPAEGGGIAGVAGQIQQSAVAGAQPRPAAPGASYVVLQVILKEKLWGTGSGNLTELEGVLNRQAAFGYRLHTITTAASGSKGLGGGDRIQATMVFEKIV is encoded by the coding sequence ATGTCGAGCACACCGGCTGGCTGGTACGACGACGGTTCCGGATCGGGCAGGAAGCGCTGGTGGGACGGCCATGCCTGGACCGACCAGTTCGAGGCGCCGGCCGAGGGCGGCGGCATCGCTGGGGTCGCCGGCCAGATCCAGCAGAGCGCTGTCGCTGGCGCCCAGCCCCGGCCGGCCGCGCCGGGCGCGAGCTACGTGGTGCTCCAGGTCATCCTCAAGGAGAAGCTCTGGGGCACCGGCTCGGGCAACCTCACTGAGCTGGAAGGGGTGCTGAACCGTCAGGCGGCGTTCGGATACCGGCTGCACACGATCACCACCGCCGCTTCCGGCAGCAAGGGACTCGGCGGCGGCGACCGGATCCAGGCGACGATGGTCTTCGAGAAGATCGTCTAG
- a CDS encoding globin domain-containing protein, protein MLSTQSAQVVKATLPVIGAAIGDITPVFYQRMFTAHPALLRDLFNRGNQAQGDQQSALAGAIAAYATLLVAEDGRDPMEVLARIAHKHASLGIREDQYPIVHEHLFAAIVEVLGEAVTPEVASAWDEVYWHMAHALVTIEKRLYADAGIEHGDVWRTLVLRRRLQESPDTVSFVLGTADGSTLPASRPGQYVSVQVPLPDGARQIRQYSLTHAPDPSEWGISVKAVEGGEVSNFLHQELFEGDEVAVSAPFGELVVQDADEPLVLISAGIGITPIIGILHYLAGTGSQREVLVLHADRSPARHAHRQQLKDLVAALPAARLHRWYEDLGVRPTRDVLSAGRVDLGLVELPADAQVYLCGPLPFMESVRSSLIERHVNESDIHYEVFGPDKWLASA, encoded by the coding sequence ATGCTTTCCACCCAGTCCGCCCAGGTCGTCAAGGCGACGCTCCCCGTCATCGGGGCCGCCATCGGCGACATCACCCCGGTCTTCTACCAGCGGATGTTCACCGCGCACCCCGCCCTGCTGCGCGACCTGTTCAACCGCGGCAACCAGGCGCAGGGCGATCAGCAGAGCGCGCTCGCGGGCGCGATCGCGGCGTACGCGACCCTCCTGGTGGCCGAGGACGGCCGCGACCCGATGGAGGTGCTGGCGCGGATCGCGCACAAGCACGCCTCCCTCGGCATCCGCGAGGACCAGTACCCGATCGTCCACGAGCACCTCTTCGCCGCCATCGTGGAGGTGCTCGGCGAGGCGGTCACGCCCGAGGTGGCCTCCGCCTGGGACGAGGTCTACTGGCACATGGCGCACGCGCTGGTCACGATCGAGAAGCGGCTGTACGCCGATGCCGGCATCGAGCACGGCGACGTGTGGCGCACGTTGGTGCTGCGCCGCCGGCTCCAGGAGTCGCCCGACACGGTGTCGTTCGTGCTCGGGACGGCCGACGGGAGCACCCTGCCGGCGTCGCGCCCGGGGCAGTATGTGTCGGTGCAGGTGCCGCTGCCCGACGGGGCCCGCCAGATCCGGCAGTACAGCCTCACCCACGCCCCCGACCCCAGCGAGTGGGGGATCTCGGTCAAGGCGGTCGAGGGTGGTGAGGTCTCGAACTTCCTGCACCAGGAGCTCTTCGAGGGCGACGAGGTCGCGGTCTCGGCGCCCTTCGGCGAGCTGGTCGTGCAGGACGCCGACGAGCCGTTGGTGCTGATCTCCGCCGGCATCGGGATCACCCCGATCATCGGCATCCTGCACTACCTGGCCGGCACCGGTTCGCAGCGTGAGGTGCTGGTGCTGCACGCCGACCGCTCCCCGGCCCGCCACGCGCACCGCCAGCAGCTGAAGGACCTCGTGGCCGCGCTGCCCGCCGCGAGGCTGCACCGCTGGTACGAGGACCTCGGCGTACGCCCGACCAGGGACGTCCTGAGCGCCGGCCGGGTCGACCTCGGGCTGGTGGAGCTGCCCGCCGACGCGCAGGTCTACCTGTGCGGCCCGCTGCCGTTCATGGAGTCCGTGCGCAGCTCCCTGATCGAGCGCCACGTCAACGAGAGCGACATCCACTACGAGGTCTTCGGGCCGGACAAGTGGCTGGCCTCGGCCTGA
- a CDS encoding AAA family ATPase, whose translation MGRSDAWVRDRRLVRRVVANERAPAPPGRWPATIPAVEQLLREGLDLTPGVTLLVGENGSGKSTLVEAVAMAFGLAPEGGTRNVQEGTRTTESPLHEWITLEKAPGAPRWGFFLRAETMHGYFTRQESYSTRHDPRFHELSHGEAFLELLRTRFDSPGLYCLDEPEAALSFSSQLALASTLHELAAGGAQVVCATHSPLLAALPGARILEVGPWGLRPTTWEDLELVAHWRAYLDDPMRYLRHVIAPD comes from the coding sequence ATGGGTCGCTCGGATGCGTGGGTCCGCGACCGGCGGCTCGTACGTCGCGTGGTCGCCAACGAGCGGGCGCCCGCGCCGCCCGGGCGCTGGCCGGCGACGATCCCCGCGGTCGAGCAGCTGCTGCGCGAGGGGCTCGACCTCACGCCCGGCGTCACGCTGCTGGTCGGCGAGAACGGCAGCGGGAAGTCGACCCTCGTGGAGGCCGTCGCCATGGCCTTCGGGCTGGCGCCGGAGGGCGGCACCCGCAACGTGCAGGAGGGGACCCGCACGACCGAGTCGCCGCTGCACGAGTGGATCACCCTGGAGAAGGCTCCCGGCGCCCCGCGCTGGGGTTTCTTCCTCCGCGCGGAGACGATGCACGGCTACTTCACCCGCCAGGAGTCCTACAGCACCCGTCACGACCCGCGCTTCCACGAGCTGAGCCACGGCGAGGCCTTCCTGGAGCTGCTCCGGACCCGGTTCGACTCCCCGGGCCTCTACTGCCTGGACGAGCCCGAGGCGGCCCTGTCCTTCAGCAGCCAGCTCGCGCTGGCCTCCACCCTGCACGAGCTCGCGGCCGGCGGCGCTCAAGTCGTCTGCGCCACGCACTCACCCCTGCTGGCGGCCCTGCCCGGCGCGCGCATCCTCGAGGTCGGGCCGTGGGGGCTGCGACCGACGACGTGGGAGGACCTCGAGCTGGTCGCCCACTGGCGGGCCTACCTCGACGACCCGATGCGCTACCTGCGGCACGTCATCGCGCCCGACTGA
- a CDS encoding M1 family metallopeptidase translates to MSHPRPRVVVAAALVPLLLAACSGSDAADEPLLERPAGAGGAASAPVTPAAGADAAYDGPDDPALDVALSEPVEDSVYPLVGDPGVDALHYDLDLSWDPDARVLTGHQTLLLRATGDADELRLDLSEALQVDAVRLDGDEVDFRHEGKDLVVVADVTADGRYELVLDYAGTPLPVPAPTTRSDYSTNGWTTMPDGSTWTMQEPHGAYTWYAVNDQPADKALYDLTISVPEPFTGIANGELVDTVETGGVRTTTWHLAEPAASYLMTIATGDYVLTEDESASGVPIQYWVPRDSKRLARTLAPTPEGLAWLEERLGPYPFDTLGILLVDSQSGMETQTMITLGMTDYATSPKVVVHELAHHWYGNEVTPSDWRDVWMNEGMAMYLQGLWEAEQDGYSVNELMDYWASFEDEERAAAGPPADYDPTTFGESNIYYGPALMWHELRRDLGDKVFFELVRAWPAEHQNSSSDYDEMTSWWSERAGRDLSGFFEDWLLGQTTPARG, encoded by the coding sequence GTGAGCCACCCGCGGCCCCGGGTCGTGGTCGCCGCGGCGCTGGTGCCGCTGCTCCTCGCCGCCTGCTCGGGCTCGGACGCCGCCGACGAGCCGCTCCTGGAGCGCCCGGCCGGCGCGGGCGGTGCCGCCTCGGCGCCGGTGACGCCCGCGGCCGGTGCCGACGCGGCGTACGACGGACCGGACGACCCGGCCCTCGACGTGGCGCTCAGCGAGCCGGTCGAGGACTCGGTCTACCCCCTGGTCGGGGACCCCGGCGTGGACGCGCTGCACTACGACCTCGACCTGTCCTGGGACCCCGACGCCCGGGTGCTCACCGGGCACCAGACGCTGCTGCTGCGTGCGACCGGGGACGCCGACGAGCTCCGGCTCGACCTCAGCGAGGCGCTGCAGGTCGACGCGGTGCGCCTCGACGGCGACGAGGTGGACTTCCGGCACGAGGGCAAGGACCTCGTCGTGGTCGCCGACGTCACCGCCGACGGGCGCTACGAGCTCGTCCTCGACTACGCGGGCACCCCGCTGCCGGTCCCGGCGCCCACCACGCGCAGCGACTACTCGACCAACGGCTGGACGACCATGCCGGACGGGTCGACCTGGACCATGCAGGAGCCGCACGGCGCCTACACCTGGTACGCCGTCAACGACCAGCCCGCCGACAAGGCCCTCTACGACCTCACCATCAGCGTGCCCGAGCCGTTCACCGGCATCGCGAACGGCGAGCTCGTCGACACCGTCGAGACCGGCGGGGTCCGCACCACGACCTGGCACCTCGCCGAGCCGGCGGCGTCGTACCTGATGACGATCGCGACCGGTGACTACGTGCTCACCGAGGACGAGTCGGCCAGCGGCGTACCGATCCAGTACTGGGTGCCCCGCGACAGCAAGCGCCTGGCGCGCACGCTCGCCCCGACCCCCGAGGGGCTCGCGTGGCTCGAGGAGCGGCTGGGGCCCTACCCGTTCGACACGCTCGGCATCCTGCTCGTCGACAGCCAGAGCGGGATGGAGACCCAGACGATGATCACGCTGGGGATGACCGACTACGCCACCTCGCCCAAGGTGGTCGTCCACGAGCTCGCGCACCACTGGTACGGCAACGAGGTGACGCCGTCGGACTGGCGCGACGTGTGGATGAACGAGGGCATGGCGATGTACCTGCAGGGGTTGTGGGAGGCCGAGCAGGACGGCTACTCCGTCAACGAGCTGATGGACTACTGGGCCTCCTTCGAGGACGAGGAGCGCGCCGCCGCCGGACCGCCCGCGGACTACGACCCCACCACCTTCGGGGAGTCCAACATCTACTACGGGCCCGCGCTGATGTGGCACGAGCTGCGCCGCGACCTCGGCGACAAGGTCTTCTTCGAGCTGGTGCGGGCCTGGCCGGCCGAGCACCAGAACAGCTCGTCCGACTACGACGAGATGACCTCGTGGTGGTCCGAGCGCGCCGGGCGCGACCTGTCCGGGTTCTTCGAGGACTGGCTGCTCGGGCAGACGACGCCGGCTCGGGGCTAG
- a CDS encoding serine/threonine-protein kinase: protein MSSGQRIPQRLGRYAVRRRIGSGGFATVWLAYDEQLDSPVAVKVLADNWTDDAQVRRRFLEEGRYLRRVESPHVVGVYDAGELDDGRPYLVMSYADQGTLADRLEIDGLSPAQSLEIIRQIGSGLTALHARDILHRDVKPANVLFRTADGEVRAMLGDLGLGKALDVSSRLTMIAGSPSYVAPEQAQAENPDARADQYSLAAVAYLLLAGRPAFSHATLRAAAEPQPVEPIGGDLPPAVDDVVRRALAVDREERWPDVATFVAELGRALEPVVRGAAAPSSAPWLPVDPELTQPGSRPSLHSPSGPLGEPETPQVATQEPRRRRRGLVALGVAAGVLAAAGGAWAGHELEHDLRPDLLRVSDDGGTLSVEVPSDWGSNLADGGWGGPDQDGAYSAVSVGSTPTWTDPGTDGEGVFLGLMPGSGLPELMPDHPECDLAQPPVVEEGAMPSVTVLHTGCPDGLTVERVVQVAGNRLLWVQVRSLDRATANRVLDSVETSGI, encoded by the coding sequence GTGTCCTCAGGCCAACGGATCCCCCAGCGCCTGGGCCGCTACGCCGTGCGCCGGCGGATCGGCTCGGGCGGCTTCGCGACCGTGTGGCTGGCCTACGACGAGCAGCTCGACTCGCCGGTGGCCGTCAAGGTCCTCGCCGACAACTGGACCGACGACGCGCAGGTGCGCCGCCGATTCCTCGAGGAGGGACGCTACCTGCGTCGCGTGGAGTCCCCGCACGTCGTGGGCGTCTACGACGCCGGCGAGCTCGACGACGGCCGCCCCTACCTGGTGATGTCGTATGCCGACCAGGGCACGCTGGCCGACCGCCTGGAGATCGACGGGCTCAGCCCCGCCCAGTCGCTGGAGATCATCCGCCAGATCGGTTCCGGGCTCACCGCCCTGCACGCGCGCGACATCCTGCACCGCGACGTGAAGCCGGCCAACGTGCTCTTCCGCACCGCCGACGGCGAGGTCCGCGCGATGCTCGGCGACCTGGGGCTGGGCAAGGCGCTCGACGTCTCCTCGCGCCTGACCATGATCGCCGGCAGCCCGTCGTACGTCGCCCCCGAGCAGGCCCAGGCCGAGAACCCCGACGCCCGCGCCGACCAGTACTCCCTGGCCGCGGTCGCCTACCTCCTGCTGGCCGGGCGTCCCGCCTTCTCCCACGCCACGCTCCGCGCGGCGGCCGAGCCGCAGCCGGTCGAGCCGATCGGTGGCGACCTGCCGCCCGCCGTCGACGACGTCGTACGCCGCGCGCTCGCGGTCGACCGCGAGGAGCGCTGGCCCGACGTGGCGACGTTCGTGGCCGAGCTGGGCCGGGCGCTGGAGCCGGTCGTGCGCGGCGCTGCGGCACCGTCGAGCGCCCCGTGGCTGCCGGTCGACCCCGAGCTGACCCAGCCGGGCAGCCGGCCCTCGCTGCACAGCCCGTCCGGTCCGCTGGGGGAGCCCGAGACGCCGCAGGTGGCGACGCAGGAGCCACGGCGCCGGCGGCGCGGGCTGGTGGCGCTGGGCGTCGCGGCCGGTGTGCTGGCCGCGGCCGGCGGGGCCTGGGCGGGCCACGAGCTCGAGCACGACCTGCGACCCGACCTGCTGCGGGTCAGCGACGACGGCGGCACCTTGTCGGTGGAGGTGCCGTCCGACTGGGGCAGCAACCTCGCCGACGGCGGGTGGGGCGGCCCCGACCAGGACGGCGCCTACAGCGCGGTCTCGGTCGGCAGCACCCCCACCTGGACCGACCCGGGCACCGACGGCGAGGGCGTCTTCCTCGGGCTGATGCCCGGCAGCGGCCTGCCCGAGCTGATGCCGGACCACCCCGAGTGCGATCTCGCGCAGCCGCCCGTCGTCGAGGAGGGCGCCATGCCCTCGGTGACCGTGCTGCACACCGGCTGCCCCGACGGCCTCACCGTCGAGCGTGTGGTCCAGGTCGCCGGCAACCGGCTGCTGTGGGTGCAGGTGCGCAGCCTCGACCGCGCCACCGCCAACCGGGTGCTCGACAGCGTCGAGACGTCCGGCATCTGA
- a CDS encoding HNH endonuclease signature motif containing protein, producing the protein MAGTLVVEEMSEDAVLEAATVCARTLQQAEVELLRVAYRWAVLHDPARPGVLDPDEVGKPGREQARRLGGAGTAEVAEFAAAELGARIGRTTHAAVALIADAQDLRHRHPQLWGRVLAGEVRASYARFVCTRTRELSAAEAAYVDAEVAESADGRIPWSRFEALVIGKVAAAAPALARAKEERARRATFAKIIGKPEHGMASFLIRAPIPVIAQLDTAITALAERLRERLPDDPHPADPMDQPAGEERPDTAATVVSGDERRVLAVLMLANPQTCATDPETDPGDLDIGALVPRAEVVVHLDGRSIGSDLPTIARLEGHGPVTTDWVRDVLGPHAVFTIRPVLDPLGHAPVDAYEIPQRHRRAVRLLSPADVFPFASCTSDTMQVDHTEPYRPHGRGGPSAIGNYGPLTQTHHRIKTFGHWRVRQPFPGVFVWRDPHGALYLVDHTGTRRVDHPTDQAA; encoded by the coding sequence ATGGCCGGGACGCTGGTGGTGGAGGAGATGTCGGAGGACGCTGTCCTCGAGGCTGCCACCGTGTGTGCGCGCACGCTCCAGCAGGCTGAGGTGGAGCTGTTGCGGGTGGCGTACCGGTGGGCGGTGCTGCACGACCCGGCCCGTCCCGGTGTCCTCGACCCGGACGAGGTCGGGAAGCCGGGCCGCGAGCAGGCGCGGCGCCTGGGCGGTGCGGGCACCGCTGAGGTCGCCGAGTTCGCCGCCGCCGAGCTGGGCGCGCGGATCGGGCGCACCACCCATGCCGCGGTCGCGTTGATCGCTGATGCCCAGGACCTGCGCCACCGCCACCCGCAGCTGTGGGGCCGGGTGCTGGCCGGGGAGGTCCGGGCCTCCTACGCCCGGTTCGTGTGCACCAGGACCCGCGAGCTGTCTGCAGCCGAGGCTGCCTACGTCGACGCCGAGGTCGCCGAATCAGCCGACGGGCGGATCCCGTGGTCCCGGTTCGAGGCCCTGGTGATCGGAAAGGTCGCCGCCGCGGCACCCGCCCTGGCCCGGGCCAAGGAGGAACGCGCCCGCCGCGCGACGTTCGCCAAGATCATCGGCAAGCCCGAGCACGGCATGGCCTCCTTCCTGATCCGCGCCCCCATTCCCGTGATCGCCCAGCTCGACACCGCGATCACCGCGCTCGCTGAGCGGCTGCGCGAGAGGCTGCCCGACGACCCGCACCCCGCCGACCCGATGGATCAGCCGGCCGGGGAGGAGCGCCCCGACACCGCCGCCACCGTGGTCAGCGGGGATGAGCGGCGGGTGCTGGCGGTGCTGATGCTCGCCAACCCCCAGACCTGCGCGACTGACCCCGAGACCGACCCGGGCGACCTCGACATCGGTGCCCTGGTGCCGCGTGCGGAGGTCGTGGTCCACCTCGACGGGCGCAGCATCGGCTCCGACCTGCCCACCATCGCCCGCCTCGAGGGACACGGCCCCGTCACCACCGACTGGGTCCGCGACGTCCTCGGCCCCCATGCGGTGTTCACGATCCGCCCGGTCCTCGACCCCCTCGGCCACGCACCGGTCGATGCCTACGAGATCCCGCAACGACATAGACGGGCCGTGCGGCTGTTGTCGCCGGCCGACGTGTTCCCCTTCGCCTCCTGCACCAGCGACACGATGCAGGTCGACCACACCGAGCCCTACCGACCACACGGCCGGGGCGGTCCGAGCGCGATCGGGAACTACGGCCCCCTGACCCAGACCCACCACCGCATCAAGACCTTCGGGCACTGGCGGGTCAGACAGCCCTTCCCCGGCGTCTTCGTGTGGCGCGACCCCCACGGCGCCCTCTACCTCGTCGACCACACCGGCACCCGACGCGTCGACCACCCCACCGACCAGGCTGCTTGA
- a CDS encoding RNA polymerase sigma factor, whose protein sequence is MGAQEQAYDADQIDDLARRAQAGDRAALEELLGAIRPRALQVCRGVLPYSSDAEDACQEALLNIAQKIGGWGQRGRFTTWMHAVAVNSARTTYRRLKNQATPTDPQDTAGGPLERPDPRTTSVIAGTRLDLLEAMETLEREHPQLVEPLLLRDVYGLPYDEIARLVGAPLGTIKAQIHHGRRLARPLLRGDDA, encoded by the coding sequence GTGGGCGCGCAGGAGCAGGCGTACGACGCTGACCAGATCGACGACCTCGCCCGACGGGCGCAGGCCGGGGACCGGGCTGCGCTCGAGGAGCTGCTGGGCGCGATCCGCCCGCGCGCGCTCCAGGTCTGCCGCGGCGTGCTGCCCTACTCCTCCGACGCCGAGGACGCCTGCCAGGAGGCGCTGCTCAACATCGCCCAGAAGATCGGCGGCTGGGGCCAGCGCGGCCGCTTCACCACCTGGATGCACGCGGTCGCGGTCAACAGCGCCCGCACGACGTACCGCCGCCTGAAGAACCAGGCCACCCCGACCGACCCGCAGGACACCGCGGGAGGTCCCCTCGAGCGGCCCGACCCGCGCACCACCAGCGTCATCGCCGGCACCCGCCTCGACCTGCTCGAGGCCATGGAGACCCTCGAGCGCGAGCACCCGCAGCTCGTCGAGCCGCTGCTGCTGCGCGACGTCTACGGCCTGCCGTACGACGAGATCGCGCGGCTGGTCGGTGCGCCGCTGGGCACCATCAAGGCCCAGATCCACCACGGGCGCCGCCTGGCCCGACCGCTGCTGCGCGGGGACGACGCGTGA
- a CDS encoding 2TM domain-containing protein, protein MVEEHEPAESTLRERALIQLKKRRDFQTHVLVYILVNTLLVAIWAMSSPEAFFWPVFVILGWGIPVVINWWDVYVVKEPDEATIQQMMDRLQRKG, encoded by the coding sequence ATGGTCGAGGAACACGAGCCAGCCGAGAGCACCCTGCGCGAGCGGGCGCTGATACAGCTCAAGAAGCGCCGCGACTTCCAGACCCACGTGCTGGTGTACATCCTGGTGAACACCCTGCTCGTGGCGATCTGGGCGATGAGCAGCCCGGAGGCGTTCTTCTGGCCGGTCTTCGTCATCCTCGGGTGGGGCATCCCCGTGGTCATCAACTGGTGGGACGTCTACGTCGTCAAGGAGCCCGACGAGGCCACGATCCAGCAGATGATGGACCGGCTCCAGCGCAAGGGATGA
- a CDS encoding FAD-dependent oxidoreductase yields the protein MERHEVLVIGGGNAGISLAARLLRDGATGVAVVESETTHRYRPLLNYVGSGEATMSSLERPATEVMPEGVTWIRAEVVAVDPAGPSVRLADGREIGCTTLVVCPGLEEDWDAVPGLAAAYADGWAGSTFVVESAPRVWPALRDLTAGRVLFTMPPEPAPCGATALKPLFMACDHWRRAGVLPDLEVHLALPGPTPLGNPRADWRLEQVLASYGVRVLREARVAGLEGRAATVTTPAGEQRLDDLAYAHVVPPYRAPSWVAESDLAGSSGAGLVDVDERTMRHRRHPAVWSLGDVADLGTRPSGGGLRKQVEVLSHNITTDGSEPAQHYDGYTVMPITTSKRRLMLVEVDRDGRPTPSVPFPDLVKPRMLTWYADRYGLPLTYFKRILRGKV from the coding sequence ATGGAGCGCCACGAGGTACTGGTCATCGGTGGCGGCAACGCCGGCATCTCCCTGGCCGCCCGACTGCTGCGCGACGGCGCGACGGGCGTCGCCGTGGTCGAGTCCGAGACGACCCACCGCTACCGGCCGCTGCTCAACTACGTCGGCTCCGGCGAGGCCACCATGTCCTCCCTGGAACGCCCGGCCACGGAGGTGATGCCGGAGGGCGTCACCTGGATCCGGGCCGAGGTGGTGGCCGTCGATCCCGCGGGCCCCAGCGTGCGCCTCGCCGACGGCCGTGAGATCGGCTGCACCACCCTGGTCGTCTGTCCCGGCCTTGAGGAGGACTGGGACGCCGTCCCCGGCCTCGCGGCGGCGTACGCCGACGGCTGGGCGGGCTCGACCTTCGTCGTCGAGAGCGCACCGCGGGTGTGGCCCGCGCTGCGCGACCTGACCGCCGGGCGGGTGCTCTTCACGATGCCTCCGGAGCCCGCGCCCTGCGGCGCCACCGCGCTCAAGCCGCTGTTCATGGCGTGCGACCACTGGCGCCGCGCGGGTGTCCTCCCCGACCTCGAGGTGCACCTCGCCCTCCCGGGCCCCACCCCGCTCGGCAACCCCCGGGCCGACTGGCGGCTCGAGCAGGTGCTGGCGTCGTACGGCGTCCGGGTGCTGCGCGAGGCCCGTGTGGCCGGCCTCGAGGGACGCGCAGCCACGGTCACGACGCCGGCGGGCGAGCAGCGTCTCGACGACCTCGCCTACGCCCACGTCGTGCCGCCCTACCGAGCGCCGAGCTGGGTCGCCGAGAGCGACCTGGCCGGGTCGAGCGGCGCGGGATTGGTCGACGTCGACGAGCGCACAATGCGACACCGGCGGCACCCCGCGGTCTGGTCGCTGGGCGACGTCGCCGACCTCGGCACGCGCCCCTCGGGCGGGGGCCTGCGCAAGCAGGTCGAGGTCCTGTCCCACAACATCACCACCGACGGCTCGGAGCCCGCGCAGCACTACGACGGCTACACCGTCATGCCGATCACCACCTCGAAGCGCCGGCTGATGCTCGTCGAGGTCGACCGCGACGGCCGCCCCACGCCCTCGGTGCCCTTCCCCGACCTGGTCAAGCCCCGGATGCTCACCTGGTACGCCGACCGCTACGGCCTCCCGCTGACCTACTTCAAGCGCATCCTGCGCGGGAAGGTCTAG